From one Brachypodium distachyon strain Bd21 chromosome 4, Brachypodium_distachyon_v3.0, whole genome shotgun sequence genomic stretch:
- the LOC104584883 gene encoding RING-H2 finger protein ATL18, with the protein MAAEVFCLGFVTIFMLCMLKSLCSDCIGCFRRPASAPTPARTAAAGPRPAVPAVETQAAVRRPCSCVNPPPVVRAGGDPSAARRLGATGPVPCVTEYQRSDGWREAMCPVCLCDFADGEVVRVLPPCMHYFHAACVGEWLRKGHTTCPLCRAAPPSAATATAASSGSPEYVIYVDQLG; encoded by the coding sequence ATGGCTGCAGAGGTCTTCTGCCTCGGCTTCGTGACCATCTTCATGCTCTGCATGCTCAAGTCCCTCTGCAGCGACTGCATCGGGTGCTTTCGGAGACCGGCTTCGGCTCCCACTCCGGCTcggaccgccgccgctggtccTAGACCGGCTGTGCCCGCCGTGGAGACGCAGGCGGCGGTCCGCCGCCCATGCTCGTGTGTAAACCCGCCTCCGGTGGTCCGTGCCGGTGGCGATCCTAGTGCTGCGCGCCGTCTCGGGGCGACGGGCCCGGTGCCGTGCGTGACGGAGTACCAGAGGAGTGACGGGTGGCGGGAGGCCATGTGCCCTGTGTGCCTCTGCGACTTTGCCGACGGTGAGGTCGTCAGGGTCCTGCCGCCATGCATGCACTACTTCCACGCCGCCTGCGTTGGCGAGTGGCTGCGCAAAGGCCACACCACATGCCCGCTctgccgtgccgcgccgccctccgccgccaccgccactgccGCCTCCAGCGGGTCGCCGGAGTATGTAATCTACGTGGATCAGCTGGGGTAG
- the LOC100824723 gene encoding uncharacterized protein LOC100824723: protein MRALSKLGVGLTAVSALLLLALAAELYYILVHRRRRRAAAAVSDAVSSSSPSSSSRELLHLFCFKKPPPAAAATTEAADPEAAVAGEDEEEDDEDESVEAQLMRLGSLVGPPRLLFTIKEETREDLDSDDGGRSRSLADLLHRSPLFLTPASSPPVVESSSFNPLYEPPAAAAPSPPPSLQFLKDAEEKLYRRALAEEAKRARLSPSPAAGDEEGGFITIVVGKNNRVIPLPPSP, encoded by the coding sequence ATGCGGGCTTTGAGCAAGCTAGGCGTGGGGCTGACGGCGGTGTCGGCGCTGCTCctgctggcgctcgccgccgagcTCTACTACATCCTCGTGCacaggcggcgccgccgcgccgccgccgccgtctccgacgccgtctcctcctcctcgccctcctcctcctcccgcgagCTGCTCCACCTCTTCTGCTTCAAGAAgccgccccccgccgccgccgcgaccacaGAAGCCGCCGACCCCGAGgctgccgtcgccggggaagacgaagaagaagacgacgaggacgagagcgtggaggcgcagctGATGCGGCTGGGCAGCCTGGTGGGCCCGCCGCGTCTGCTATTCACCATCAAGGAGGAGACCCGGGAGGACCTCGACTCCGACGATGGCGGCCGGAGCCGCAGCCTCGCCGACCTGCTGCATCGCTCGCCGCTCTTCCTCACGCCGGCGTCCTCGCCGCCCGTGGTCGAGAGCTCGTCCTTCAACCCGCTCTACGAGccccctgcggcggcggccccatcgccgccgcccagcctCCAGTTCCTCAAGGACGCCGAGGAGAAGCTGTACCGGCGGGCGCTGGCCGAGGAGGCCAAGAGGGCGCGcctgtcgccgtcgccggccgccggagatgAGGAAGGCGGGTTCATCACCATCGTTGTCGGGAAGAACAACCGGGTCATCCccttgccgccgtcgccttgA
- the LOC100840050 gene encoding selenoprotein H, producing the protein MAPKRKSPAAPAMSPRKTRSMAAGKRGVVAPAKEEEEEAVAVPVQAAAGLKGRKKGKKEEAAAAVVEKEDADAVPVPPAAAAAGQKGKKKAKKEEEETVVSPPAAAKQKGRKKAKKEVAAAAEEEEEEDDGAAVEDGKRVVVEACTQCQHFKKRALKVKEVLESAVPGVSVIINPEKPRRGCLEIREEGGEVFISLLNMPRPFTAMKKLDMDEVIQDIVKKIS; encoded by the exons ATGGCTCCCAAGCGCAAgtccccggcggcgccggcgatgtcgccgaggaagacgcggAGCATGGCTGCGGGGAAGCGGGGCGTGGTGGCGccggccaaggaggaggaggaagaggctgTGGCGGTGCCGGTGCAAGCGGCGGCTGGGCTgaaagggaggaagaagggcaagaaggaggaggcggcggcggccgtggtggAGAAGGAGGATGCAGATgcggtgccggtgccgcctgcggcagcggcggccgggcagaaggggaagaagaaggctaagaaggaggaggaggagacagTGGTGTCGCCTCCCGCGGCAGCCAAGcagaaggggaggaagaaggccaagaaggaggtcgcggcggcggcggaggaggaggaggaggaggatgacggTGCTGCCGTGGAAGACGGGAAGCGCGTCGTCGTCGAAGCTTG CACCCAGTGCCAGCATTTTAAGAAAAGAGCTttgaaggtgaaggaggtttTGGAAAGTGCTGTCCCTGGGGTTTCCGTCATAATCAACCCTGAAAAG CCACGCCGTGGGTGTCTTGAGATACGCGAAGAAGGCGGTGAAGTCTTCATATCACTGCTG AACATGCCTAGGCCCTTCACAGCGATGAAGAAGCTCGACATGGATGAGGTCATCCAGGACATTGTCAAGAAGATTTCCTAA
- the LOC100825332 gene encoding uncharacterized protein LOC100825332 has protein sequence MNPSPSSSTYIYKPMSVIHCTMHLHPATMAAQPKLLQALLFLLLLSFTAVSAAQLEEAEAPPPRPPPPPPSTTPPNLTLHNMCPYTIWPLITPNSGLPSLLPSDSDDENSFTHLANGALLTLPFPAGQAWSGRIVARTGCVSVGPYASDPDSELFAATRCATGDPPEPVTVAQVSVGSADGIAAYSVSLVDGFNVPLVVTPDGSFVSGSGGGCPTLGCAADLEAVCPEDAKAPGGGCRAEDEGVRELFKRRSPVFIGLLAVMSVAVVLLLHHCVLVTCWNRRQRLSSPAANQQPDHSVSLDLDLLSSSSRAALMAKAAVVCRKYGATEEWAGEPTCPVCLAEFADGEEVRVLPECSHYFHGDCIDTWLAAADNPSCPLCRAETTPTPTHTPSPAGSSSLRAQMSLSVSLEDILVRT, from the exons ATGAATCcttcaccttcttcttctacgTATATATACAAGCCAATGTCAGTCATCCATTGCACAATGCACCTTCATCCAGCAACCATGGCCGCACAACCCAAGCTCCTCCAAGcactcctcttccttctcctcctctccttcaccgccgtctccgccgcgcAGCTCGAAGAAGCCGAGGCGCCAccaccgcgcccgccgccgccgccgccatcgacgaCACCCCCAAACCTGACCCTCCACAACATGTGCCCATACACGATCTGGCCACTCATCACCCCCAACTCCGGCCTCCCATCCCTCCTCCCTTCCGACTCCGACGACGAAAACTCCTTCACCCACCTTGCCAACGGCGCCCTCCTCACCCTCCCCTTCCCCGCCGGCCAGGCCTGGTCCGGCCGCATCGTGGCGCGCACCGGCTGCGTCAGCGTCGGCCCCTACGCCTCCGACCCGGACTCCGAGCTCTTCGCCGCCACCCGCTGCGCCACGGGCGACCCGCCGGAGCCGGTCACGGTGGCTCAGGTCAGCGTCGGCAGCGCCGACGGGATCGCCGCGTACAGCGTCAGCCTCGTCGACGGGTTCAACGTGCCTCTCGTTGTGACGCCCGACGGAAGcttcgtctccggctccggcggcgggtgcCCGACATTGGGCTGCGCCGCTGACCTTGAAGCTGTTTGTCCGGAGGACGCTAAGGCTCCTGGAGGAGGGTGCAGGGCGGAGGATGAGGGTGTCAGGGAGTTGTTCAAGCGGCG T TCGCCGGTGTTCATCGGCCTGCTCGCCGTCATgtccgtcgccgtcgtcctcctcctccaccactgCGTCCTCGTCACCTGCTGGAACCGCCGCCAACgcctctcctcccccgccgcaaATCAGCAGCCGGACCATAGCGTGAGCTTGGATTTGGACCTCCTGTCCTCGTCCTCGCGGGCGGCGCTAAtggcgaaggcggcggtggTTTGCCGGAAGTACGGGGCGACGGAGGAGTGGGCCGGGGAGCCGACGTGCCCGGTGTGCCTGGCGGAGTTcgccgacggcgaggaggtgcGCGTGCTCCCCGAGTGCTCCCACTACTTCCACGGCGACTGCATCGACACgtggctcgccgccgcggacaACCCCAGCTGCCCGCTGTGCCGCGCCGAGACGACCCCGACGCCGACGCACACGCCGAGTCCGGCGGGGAGCTCGTCGCTGAGGGCGCAGATGTCGCTCTCCGTCTCCCTCGAGGACATCCTCGTCCGCACGTAG
- the LOC104584884 gene encoding E3 ubiquitin-protein ligase Os03g0188200, with the protein MSKQGETVFMVFSLGFTALVLLFVLKLICSECIACCDCCLCWELLGFRTPAPAPVPAPALITASAAAGPRPAPASAVRPCLCANPAQVVRGSGDPRAGVRRSTGPVPCVTEYRRSDGWREATCPVCLSEFVDGEAVRVLPACMHYFHAACVGEWLRKGHATCPLCRAAPPSAVAAAAGGSPEYVISIDQLLLS; encoded by the coding sequence ATGAGCAAGCAAGGGGAAACGGTGTTCATGGTCTTCTCCCTCGGCTTCACGGCCCTCGTCCTGCTCTTCGTTCTCAAGCTCATCTGCAGCGAGTGCATCGCGTGCTGCGACTGCTGCTTGTGCTGGGAGTTGCTGGGATTTCGGAcaccggctccggctccggttCCCGCTCCGGCGCTGATAACCGCCAGTGCCGCTGCTGGTCCTagaccggcgccggcgtcagcGGTGCGCCCCTGCTTGTGCGCAAACCCGGCTCAGGTGGtacgcggcagcggcgatcCTAGAGCTGGTGTGCGCCGGTCGACGGGGCCGGTGCCGTGCGTGACGGAGTACCGGAGGAGCGACGGCTGGCGGGAGGCGACGTGCCCGGTGTGCCTGTCAGAGttcgtcgacggcgaggccgtTAGGGTGCTGCCGGCGTGCATGCACTACTTCCACGCCGCCTGCGTCGGCGAGTGGCTGCGCAAAGGCCACGCCACCTGCCCGctctgccgcgccgcgccgccctccgccgtcgctgccgccgccggtgggtCGCCGGAGTATGTAATCTCTATAGATCAGCTGCTGTTGTCATGA
- the LOC100840560 gene encoding vacuolar protein sorting-associated protein 2 homolog 1 codes for MSFIFGKRKTPAELLRENKRMLDKSIREIERERQGLQTQEKKLIAEIKKVAKQGQMGAVKVMAKDLIRTRHQITKFYALKSQLQGVSLRIQTLKSTQAMGEAMKGVTKAMSQMNRQMNLPALQKIMREFEMQNEKMEMVSEVMNDAIDDALEGDEEEEETEELVSQVLDEIGIDINSELVKAPATAVSKPVAAGKVPAQAEAAGGMDGGIDDDLQARLDNLRKM; via the exons ATGAGCTTCATCTTCGGCAAGCGGAAGACCCCAGCTG AGCTGCTGCGGGAGAACAAGCGCATGCTTGATAAGTCCATCAGGGAGATTGAGAGGGAAAGGCAGGGCTTGCAGACCcaggagaagaagctcatTGCAGAGATCAAGAAGGTTGCCAAGCAAGGACAGATG GGAGCTGTAAAAGTTATGGCAAAGGACCTTATCCGGACAAGACACCAGATCACAAAATTTTATGCCCTGAAGTCCCAGCTGCAAGGTGTCTCTCTTCGTATTCAG ACCCTGAAATCCACACAAGCAATGGGAGAAGCCATGAAGGGCGTCACGAAAGCCATGTCACAGATGAACAGGCAGATGAATCTGCCGGCGCTGCAGAAGATAATGCGGGAGTTTGAGATGCAAAATGAGAAGATGGAGATGGTCAGCGAGGTGATGAATGACGCCATCGATGACGCCTTggagggcgacgaggaggaggaagaaacgGAAGAGCTTGTCAGCCAAGTCCTTGACGAAATCGGCATCGACATCAACTCCGAG CTTGTCAAGGCCCCCGCGACCGCAGTCTCCAAGCCGGTCGCGGCAGGAAAAGTGCCTGCTCAAGCTGAAGCTGCGGGCGGGATGGACGGTGGAATAGACGATGATTTGCAGGCGCGGCTTGACAACCTGAGGAAGATGTGA
- the LOC104584882 gene encoding RING-H2 finger protein ATL18 — MFTRKVLVDIGSKVFWLGLVALLMLFILRSIYQDCVRYSQRPFSAPTPVPSPARTAAAAGPSMETCSCVNPAPVVHGGGDDPRAARRLRATGPVPCVTEYRRGDGWREAMCPVCLCDFADGAIVRVLPPRMHYFHAACVGEWLHKGHATCPRCRAAPPSAAAASGSPEYVISMDQLELS, encoded by the coding sequence ATGTTCACCCGCAAGGTATTAGTGGACATCGGGTCCAAGGTCTTCTGGCTCGGCCTCGTGGCCCTCCTCATGCTCTTCATTCTCAGGTCCATCTACCAGGACTGCGTCCGGTACTCTCAGAGACCGTTTTCGGCTCCCACTCCGGTTCCGTCTCCGGCTCggaccgctgccgccgccggtcctAGCATGGAGACATGCTCGTGCGTAAACCCGGCTCCGGtggtccatggcggcggcgacgatcCTAGAGCTGCTCGCCGTCTCAGGGCGACAGGGCCGGTGCCGTGCGTGACGGAGTACCGGAGGGGCGACGGGTGGCGGGAGGCGATGTGCCCAGTGTGCCTATGCGACTTCGCCGATGGCGCGATCGTCAGGGTCCTGCCGCCGCGCATGCACTACTTCCACGCCGCCTGCGTCGGCGAGTGGCTGCACAAAGGCCACGCCACCTGCCCAcgctgccgcgccgcgccgccctctgccgccgccgccagcgggTCGCCGGAGTATGTAATCTCTATGGATCAGCTGGAGTTGTCATGA